One Sediminicola sp. YIK13 DNA segment encodes these proteins:
- a CDS encoding cob(I)yrinic acid a,c-diamide adenosyltransferase — MKIYTKTGDKGTTALFGGKRVPKHHIRIDSYGTIDELNSWMGLIRDQNIDEHSKNTLTLIQNKLFTVGAILATDPEKAVQKNGKEILNIAKINEKDVAYLEKEMDCMNEALPPMTNFILPGGHTTVSYCHIARTVCRRAERLATHLYENEPFDSNVLSYINRLSDYLFVLARLLSKDLDAEEIKWIPEKKD, encoded by the coding sequence ATGAAAATTTACACCAAAACAGGAGATAAAGGCACTACAGCATTGTTTGGAGGAAAAAGAGTACCCAAACATCATATTCGGATAGACAGTTATGGCACTATAGACGAACTAAACTCTTGGATGGGCTTGATCAGAGACCAAAACATTGACGAGCATTCCAAAAATACCTTGACCCTCATACAGAACAAGCTATTCACCGTTGGAGCCATCTTAGCCACTGACCCTGAAAAAGCTGTTCAGAAGAACGGCAAGGAAATATTGAACATTGCCAAGATCAACGAAAAGGACGTAGCGTACTTAGAAAAAGAAATGGATTGCATGAACGAGGCACTACCCCCAATGACAAATTTTATTCTGCCGGGCGGACATACCACGGTATCTTACTGCCACATTGCAAGGACGGTTTGCAGAAGGGCGGAACGATTGGCTACCCATCTTTATGAAAACGAGCCCTTTGACAGCAATGTTCTATCATACATCAATAGGCTTTCGGATTACTTGTTTGTACTGGCCCGTTTGTTATCCAAAGATTTGGATGCCGAAGAAATAAAATGGATTCCTG